The following coding sequences lie in one Romeriopsis navalis LEGE 11480 genomic window:
- a CDS encoding SRPBCC family protein, translating into MAEWLEHTVQIEVDAPIELVWSLWSDLTQMPRWMKWIEGVVIEPDDPSVSIWKLGSNGLVFNWKARIVKQTPKQIIQWESIDGLPNRGAIRFYDRGEAGSIVKMTIAYAIPQIVSQIMNGLSLGKVVESTLYADLERFRDYAIKAQDQSIE; encoded by the coding sequence ATGGCTGAATGGCTAGAACATACTGTGCAAATTGAGGTTGATGCACCGATCGAGCTGGTGTGGAGTCTCTGGTCGGACCTGACGCAAATGCCGCGCTGGATGAAGTGGATTGAAGGGGTGGTAATTGAGCCGGATGACCCGAGTGTTTCGATTTGGAAGCTCGGCTCGAACGGTTTGGTCTTTAACTGGAAAGCCAGGATCGTCAAGCAAACCCCGAAGCAAATTATCCAGTGGGAATCGATCGATGGTTTGCCCAATCGTGGGGCAATTCGGTTTTACGATCGGGGTGAGGCCGGTAGTATTGTCAAAATGACGATTGCTTACGCGATTCCTCAGATTGTCAGTCAGATTATGAATGGGCTATCGCTGGGGAAAGTGGTTGAGTCAACGCTATATGCTGACCTAGAGCGCTTTCGGGATTACGCAATCAAAGCCCAGGATCAATCAATCGAGTAG
- the zds gene encoding 9,9'-di-cis-zeta-carotene desaturase, giving the protein MRVAIVGAGLAGLAAAVELVDAGHEVEIFESRPFIGGKVGSWEDDDGNHIEMGLHVFFNNYANLFALLKKVGGFENLRPKEHVHNFVNKGGEVGQLNFQFLLGAPFHGMKAFFTTDQLTAFDKFRNAMALGTSPVVAGLVNYDAGMKWIRSLDNVSFADWFRRHGGNDHSLRRMWDPIALALGFIDTENISARCMLTIFMMFAAKTEASKLNLLAGSPHNYLTGPIVDYIKAKGAKIHTRRQTREILFEGAGDAIQVTGLRIANGDGDEVITADRYLAACDVPGIQRLLPKEWRSITEFDNIYSLEAVPVATVQLRFDGWVTELQDVAKAKQVEQPAGIDNLLYSADADFSCFADLALASPKDYYREGQGSLLQCVLTPGDKFIPMKTEAIVEYTLNQVHELFPSSREMNMTWSNVVKLAQSLYREEPGKDPYRPNQKTPVSNFFLAGSYTQQDYIDSMEGATISGKQAAQVILEPTGYRVKGEGLFKYSYA; this is encoded by the coding sequence ATCGGCGGTAAGGTCGGTAGCTGGGAAGATGACGATGGCAACCACATCGAAATGGGTCTGCATGTCTTTTTCAACAATTACGCGAATCTATTTGCCCTGCTGAAAAAAGTCGGCGGGTTTGAGAACCTGCGGCCCAAAGAGCATGTCCACAATTTTGTAAATAAAGGCGGCGAAGTCGGCCAACTGAATTTTCAGTTTCTGCTGGGTGCCCCGTTCCACGGGATGAAAGCCTTTTTCACCACGGATCAGCTAACCGCCTTTGATAAGTTCCGCAATGCGATGGCCCTGGGGACAAGTCCCGTGGTGGCTGGTCTGGTGAACTACGACGCCGGGATGAAGTGGATTCGATCGCTCGATAACGTGAGCTTCGCTGATTGGTTTCGACGACACGGCGGGAATGACCACAGCTTGCGGCGAATGTGGGACCCGATCGCCTTGGCCTTGGGCTTTATCGATACGGAGAATATCTCGGCTCGCTGTATGCTGACCATCTTTATGATGTTTGCGGCGAAGACTGAGGCATCGAAGTTGAATCTGTTGGCCGGTTCACCCCATAACTATTTGACCGGGCCGATCGTCGATTATATCAAAGCTAAGGGGGCCAAGATTCATACCCGCCGCCAAACGCGGGAAATCCTATTTGAAGGCGCCGGTGATGCGATCCAGGTGACGGGCCTGCGAATTGCCAATGGTGATGGCGATGAGGTCATAACGGCCGATCGGTATTTAGCCGCCTGTGATGTGCCTGGCATTCAACGCTTGTTGCCCAAGGAATGGCGATCGATTACCGAGTTTGACAATATTTACAGCCTGGAAGCGGTGCCGGTGGCAACAGTGCAACTGCGGTTTGATGGTTGGGTGACGGAATTGCAGGATGTGGCCAAGGCGAAGCAGGTGGAGCAGCCAGCGGGCATTGATAATCTGCTCTATAGCGCGGATGCCGATTTCTCTTGTTTTGCGGATTTGGCTTTGGCTAGCCCGAAGGATTACTACCGCGAGGGGCAGGGTTCACTCTTGCAATGCGTTTTGACGCCGGGGGATAAGTTTATTCCGATGAAGACTGAGGCGATCGTGGAATACACGCTAAATCAGGTCCATGAGCTGTTCCCTTCTTCCCGTGAGATGAATATGACTTGGTCAAATGTGGTGAAGCTGGCGCAGTCGCTGTATCGCGAGGAACCGGGTAAAGACCCCTATCGCCCGAATCAAAAAACCCCCGTATCGAATTTCTTCTTGGCGGGGAGCTATACGCAGCAAGACTATATCGACAGTATGGAAGGGGCGACAATCTCTGGCAAGCAAGCAGCACAGGTGATTTTGGAGCCGACGGGTTATCGGGTGAAGGGGGAGGGATTATTTAAGTACTCCTATGCCTAA